CTCGAGCTCGAGCGCCGCACCGCTCGCGCTAGCGAGCGCCAGCACCGAGCCGAGAAGCCGTGCGGCCACGTCGGCGGCGCACAGGCTGCCGGAAAGCTCGCGAACGGCTTCGAGCAGGGCCTCTGCGCGCGCGTCGCTCATCGCGCGATTCTACGCGGCCAGGCTCGCTTTCTCGCGTCCGGCCCGTGTGTCACCCTCCCGCGCCGATGCCGCGCTCCGTCGCCTTCGCCGCACTCACCGCGTTCGTGCTCATGCTCGGCATCGGCGTGCTGTTTCCCGTGCTGCCGTTCCTGACCCGCGATCTCGGCATTCCCGACGCGCAGGCCGGCTGGCTGCTCGCGTCGTACCCGCTCGCCTCGTTCCTCGCGAGCCCGTTCTGGGGCCGGTTCTCCAACGCGCGCGGCCGAAAGCCCGCGCTCGTGATCGGCCTGCTCGGCTACTCGCTGGGCTTCATCCTGTTCGGCTTCGGCCAGACGCTCGGCCAGCTCCTGGCGGCGCGCGTGCTCGGCGGGCTGCTCTCCGCGGCCGCGCTTCCCGCGCTCTTCGCGTACGTCGCCGACGTCACGAGCCCCGAGAAGCGCAGCTCCGGAATGGGGGCGCTCGGCGCAGGGCTGGGGCTCGGCGTGACGCTCGGGCCGGTGCTCGGCTGGCTGACCTACGCCGCCTATGGATTGCGCGCTCCGTACTTCGTGGCGGGCGCGATCGGGCTCGCAAACGCCCTCGCGGTCTCGCGCTGGCTGCCCGAGAGCCTCGACGCGGCCGCGCGCGCGGATCGCGATCGCGAGGCCGCGCCGCGCCGACCGCTCGCGCAGATCGCGCTGCCGCTCGCGCCGTTCCTGCTCTGCAGCTTCCTGACCTCGACGGCGCGAATGGCCGTCGACACGACCTTCGGCTTCTTCGCGCAGACCGCGCTCGGGGCGTCGCCGCGCGGTGTCGCCGGCGTGCTCTTCGCGATGGGCGTGACCTCGGCGCTGGTTCAGGGCGGGCTCTTGCGCTCGCTCGCGGGTCGGATCTCCGACCTGCAGCTCTTCGTCGCCGGATGCGCGCTGATGACCGCGGGGCTCGCGGGGCTGGGATTCGCGGGCAGCTGGGCGGGGGTGCTTTCGGGCGGCATTCCGGTCGCGGTCGGCTTCGCGCTGCTCGCGCCGACCCTCACCTCGCTGCTCTCGCGCGCCGCCGAGGACGTGCAGGGAGAGGCGCAGGGGTTGAACGGCAGCGCGACCGCGCTCTCGCGCGTGATCTCGCCGCTGCTGTTCACGACCGGCCTCTGGCCGAGCTTCGGCGGACCGGGCACCTACGGCGCCGCGGCGGTCCTGTCGGCGCTCGCGGGGGTCGTCGCGCTACTGCGCTTCAGAAGCCGGGTGGCGGCGTGAAGCCGCCGAGCACCTGCGCGATGCGTCGGCCGAGGTCGAGCGTGGTGCGGTCCTCGAGGTAGGGCCCCGCGATCTGCAGCCCGACCGGCAGGTTCTCGGCCGTGCGACCTGCCGGCACTACCGTCGCGGGCAGCTTGCACATCGTGACGGGCGCGATCCACCCGAACATGTCGGTGTAGGGGCGTCTGGCGGAGTTCACCGTGAGCGAGCGCGTGGTGAACGGGCCGTCCTTCTGGTGGGGGATCGCCGCGACCTGGCTCACTGGCAGCAGCAGCGCGTCGTAGCTCGCGAAGAACTCCGCGAACCCGGCGCGAAGCGCCTCGCGCTGCTCGTTCGCGGCCAGCCACTGGTGGTGCTGCGCGGTGGTCGTGCGCGCTGTCAGGATCATCTCGGAGTCGTCGTCGGGCCGCGCGCCCGCGGCGAGCTTTCGCAGGCTCTCGAGCGAGTCCGGCGGAAGGCTCGACGCCATCAGCGGCATGAGCAGCCACTGGTAGATCCGCGCAGCCTCGTGAAGGCGAAGCGGCGGGCGGGCGCGCTCGTCGATCCTCGCACCGGCGCGGCGAAGCTTCTCGACCGCCTCGGCGTGGACCCGCTTCACGGCGCCGTCGACGGGGAAGTCGCCGTCGTCGAGCCACGCGGCGATCCGGTACTCGGCGAGGCTCGCACGGCGCGGCGCGGGAAGCTCGAGTCGCCAACCCTTCGACTCCCGCTCGCTCGCTCCCGCGAGCACGCCGAGCGCGAGCTCGAGATCCTCGATCGAGCGCGCGATCGGCCCGTGCACGTTCAGGTCGGGCTCGGCGAACGCGCCGGGCGGGAAGGGAATGTGCCCGCGCTGCGGGATGATCCCGTAGCTCGGCTTGTGCCCGAAGACGCCGCACCAGTTCGACGGCACGCGGATCGACCCGCCGATGTCGCTGCCGAGCTCGAGCGCCGTGTAGCCCGCCGCGATCGCGGCCGCGGCGCCGCCGGACGATCCGCCCGGCGTGCGCTCGAGGTTCCACGGGTTGCACGTGGTGGGGAAGAGCTCGTTGAAGCTCTGCCAGTCGCTCGTCATGTACGGCGTGTTGGTCTTGCCGAACACGATCGCGCCCGCCTTGCGCAGCCGAGCGACCGCGATCGCGTCGCGCGTCGGCACGTGGTTCGCGAG
This genomic interval from Deltaproteobacteria bacterium contains the following:
- a CDS encoding MFS transporter, whose amino-acid sequence is MPRSVAFAALTAFVLMLGIGVLFPVLPFLTRDLGIPDAQAGWLLASYPLASFLASPFWGRFSNARGRKPALVIGLLGYSLGFILFGFGQTLGQLLAARVLGGLLSAAALPALFAYVADVTSPEKRSSGMGALGAGLGLGVTLGPVLGWLTYAAYGLRAPYFVAGAIGLANALAVSRWLPESLDAAARADRDREAAPRRPLAQIALPLAPFLLCSFLTSTARMAVDTTFGFFAQTALGASPRGVAGVLFAMGVTSALVQGGLLRSLAGRISDLQLFVAGCALMTAGLAGLGFAGSWAGVLSGGIPVAVGFALLAPTLTSLLSRAAEDVQGEAQGLNGSATALSRVISPLLFTTGLWPSFGGPGTYGAAAVLSALAGVVALLRFRSRVAA
- a CDS encoding amidase, producing MSDLSFRTATDLCARLRSGELQSRDLLEQALSRVEKHDGAIHAVVTLEATRARAEADAADRARAAGRELGPLHGLPITIKDSFETEGIRTTCGAPELANHVPTRDAIAVARLRKAGAIVFGKTNTPYMTSDWQSFNELFPTTCNPWNLERTPGGSSGGAAAAIAAGYTALELGSDIGGSIRVPSNWCGVFGHKPSYGIIPQRGHIPFPPGAFAEPDLNVHGPIARSIEDLELALGVLAGASERESKGWRLELPAPRRASLAEYRIAAWLDDGDFPVDGAVKRVHAEAVEKLRRAGARIDERARPPLRLHEAARIYQWLLMPLMASSLPPDSLESLRKLAAGARPDDDSEMILTARTTTAQHHQWLAANEQREALRAGFAEFFASYDALLLPVSQVAAIPHQKDGPFTTRSLTVNSARRPYTDMFGWIAPVTMCKLPATVVPAGRTAENLPVGLQIAGPYLEDRTTLDLGRRIAQVLGGFTPPPGF